The Panicum virgatum strain AP13 chromosome 3N, P.virgatum_v5, whole genome shotgun sequence genome includes the window CAAGGTCCAAACCTATCTGCAGCCGGCGGCTACATCTTGCAAAGATAGATGATCTCCATGTTCATTTTCCACAACTTTATCCTCCCAAAAAGGTTAAAAcatcctctctttttttgacaGCCCTGGCTTTGTCAACTTCATTTCTTGGGTTTTATCCATCCTTAACCGAATGAAAACATGGAGTTTGGCTGGTGGGTATTATTGTCAACACAAAAAAAGAGGGAGAAAATGAAGCATGAAACTAGGGATGCCACACATGGATGCATGCACTTTGAAGGACACTGTCACAATCAAATACCGCTGGACACCCAAATTTTCCCAAACCGTGTGCCGGCCGGGCCCATCTCTGCAGGAGCCGGTGGCACGCTGCTAGCTGCAGTCATTTCGACCTTTTTTTTCCCCAGTGCTTAACAAGAGGGAGATATGGTTTGGTTGGCAATAAAAATCAAGGTTGAAATAGGTTACCGTGGTTGGTATCCGGTCGGCAATCTTTCGAATATAAactaattttcaaattttaaaaaaaactcagcACATCAAACATGGCAAGAGCAAACATGTTGTGCTTGTCACCGGCACGGAACCCAATACGGGGATGGGTTAAGATTTTTGTGATCATTTGCGATTTGGAACCTTCGTTAGTGCTTCCAAAATTGGGACCTTTTCTCGAGTAGTCAGACCTAACCTTAAAACGTGGTGGTCGGAAAGGAGGGAAAGATGGAGCAAATCAGTGCCCAGCAACATGGCAAAGTGGCCACTGGATTCAAGCACGTTTATGGTGCTCTTTTGAGGGGCAGGCCATGGCCCACTTGGCTTTTCTTAAGCTTCTTTTGATTGTAGCTGCTTTGATCTTCTCCTGTTAGTCCTCTCTAACTAGGAGAACCACGCTGCTGAACCAGCTTTGTAGTACATTATTGTTTCAGTTGATCTACTATTAGGTTGCCACAAGTTTGTTTAATAGGACTAAACAAAGCTTGATTCACGATCTTGTTATTGTTATCACATACATGTGTTTCCTTCGTTTGGTTCATGGAGACCGTGCGTGATGGTATGAATTGCCTTGATGCTCTCTTGTCATTTTAAAACCTTGTGTTAGGTTTTCCTGTTGTCTGATGACCAGAAGAAACCCACTTTGAAAGAAAggttggggggggggcgctTGGTGACTAAGTGGCTGCTTAACAAAGCTCCTTTTGCACCATGGAAAGAGAGAGCCATTCAtgaacttttttcttttcatttttttacttTAGAGTGCTGCTTGTACGATAAGAAAATTAAGTAAAAAACCATGTACTAGCAGAGGAGCAAGATGTGGCACTCACTGCTTGCCCAGAAATTTCAATCAGCAAGATGTACTACCATGAACAGCATGCTCTCCAATATTTTGGCAGCCTAATCGGTATTGAGAAACATCTTGAATCGAGGTGTTAGTATAAGCTTTTTATGGGCCTAGTCACAAAAACAATTGTGGGCCCATGCTGCCATGCATACAGCAATACAGTAGAAAAGATGTGTGCCAAAGCAGGATAAAACAACGTATTCCCGGCATTTTTTAATTGAGGATGAGAAAGGAATGGCAGCTGATTGTTTGAACTTTCGGTTCCAAGAGAATTGGGTAGTCAACTTGGGTACTACTACTCATATGTTATATATTTTTCGTTTCTGCTTTAcctttaatttgttttagaaattctcTTCCTCCCTGTTCTTATCCTTTTTTCTAATACAGTATTGGTTCGGTTGACTAATAAGCTGCCATACAAAACATTCAGAATTGAAGTGGCAAATAGATTTTGAATGAAGAACGCATAAGCGATCCTAAAGAGCCTGCAGCCAACAAAATGACTTGATGTTCCTACCTTTATAATTCCTATCGAAATTTAATTTGGTCTCCTTGTATTCGTTTTTGGAAAAACCGGGCTCACATGAGAATTATACCAACAATAGTAGAATGTAAAGTTTGGATTTTTCAATTGAAGAGCATAAAGTATTTGGAAATAAGTTAGTCTTTAGTAAACCACACCATGAAGTCACTTTACAGCAGACTATATATCCATGCTATATGCTAAAGAGTCACTTTCTGATGACATTCTTGGATAAACATTGCTGCAAAGTAAACAGCAAAATCCCTTGTTAGGTTTTTTATGTTGGATAATTACCTTAAGCTGAAGTGTTTAGTATATGTATATTATGGGCTCGTGTATGCAACAATTGAAAATATGCTGCTGAATCTGATTGTGCCGATGGCTGGGAGCTCGAGGAGGGTGCAATCAGTTGCGATGCCCAGGAAAGTCGCAGAGGTCGGTGTAGTTGTGCCGTCAGGTCCTCCATCACCCGTTCCAATTCCTGCAAGTGTACATTCTTGCACGGAGCTAGCCAGTTCCTCAATATTTTGATTAGCTTGAACAACAAGTCCTTCTCGCTTCGCCACAATTTTTCCTGAAAACACAGATCATTACGCATTTTCCAAATGCACCACATTAGTGCGACACAGTAGGTATTAAGAATAGCATTCTTTTTGTTACTAATCCACCACCTAGCCATTGATTCAAAATTGATACCCAAGTCTGTATTGAAAATTTCAGATAAGTGGCACCACAAGAAGTAGCCGCGCAACAGCCAAAGAAAAGATGATGTACAGTTTCAGTTTCTCCACAAAAAAGACAGCTAAGGCCATCCAAATGCTGCCTCTTTGATAAGTTCGATCTAGTCAGGGTCTTGTTATTAGCTAAAAGCCACAGAAAGATATGAATCCTAGGCGGAACATTAAGCCGCCATACAGCAGCCGGAGTATAGACAGGCTGTACACCCCTGAAACTAATGGTTTTGCACATAGATTATACAGAGAACTGGCCATTCTCTTGAAAGGACCAGATGATAGCATCACAATCTTGTTCAAAATTGACCAGTTCTACAAGAGATAAGATCCTGCCACATCCTCATTAGTTTATGATCTACTCTTCTCCTAAAGGAGATCTTCAAGTTTTCACCATCCCAGACCGAGGCAAAGCTTATATTTTTCTGGTCAGCTAATATTTATAGTTCCCAAAACTGTGTGGCtagacaacaattaccacaccAAACATCCTCCCAAAACCTGATGGTCTTACCATCACCTATTTCCACATAACACCCATATGGGCTGCTTTGCATGCCCAAAGAACCCCTTTCTAAAAGGGGGGAGCATTAATTTCTGGACAGCAAAAGATGTTAGGATCCCTGCAATTATACTTAAAATCCACAATTTTTCTCCAGATCTTATTATCACTAAGGTGACATCTATTGACCCAGGAAGCAAGCAGGCAAAGGTTGAGATTATTTAGATCTGGTATCCCCCAGCCTCCAAACTCTTTTTTCTGAGCCACTCTTGGCCAATTTGTAAGGTGGTACTTATGTTTTCCTTCACTATCATTCCAAAGGAAGTTGCTCATTTGAGAGTTAATACTTTCAATTGCCCATTTTGGAAATTTAATCACTGATAGCAAGTAAATAGGTATACTAGCTAGATAGGATCTCAGTAGGGTAAGCTTCCTAGCACTAGACAATAACTTGCCTTTCCACCCAGCCACTCTTTTAATGAAATTATCAACCACACATTGGATATCCTCTCTTTTGAGCTTAGCAAAGTGGAGCGGGACTCCTAGATATTTAATAGGAAAGGAGCCAATATTACAGCAGAAAAGTCTAGCATAGTTGTTATTTTCTGCCTCCTCCAGGCCTAAGGTCAAGAGATCACTTTTATTGTAGTTAATTTTCATGCCTGAGAGGTTCTCAAAGTAGGTAAATTCATTTAAAATTTTTGGCTTGCTGAAAATCATTTCCCAAGAATAAAAGAGTATCATCAGCGTATTGCAGGCTGATGATACCCCCCTCGTAAACATCAGGTAACAAGCCCTGATGAATCAAGCCTGCTCTACATGCTTTACTAAGCATTCTGTGAACACATCAACCACAAGGTTAAAAAGCAGAGGGGACAGGGGGGACCAGAAAAATGGATGTTCACCACTTTTGACGGGACCAGTAAAAATGCAGGTCTTGCAGTATTTTTATTCTAGGGAGTGGACAAATATCAAAATATGTGTCTGGCTCTTTAGCTTTAAGACCAATTCTCATGCACCAAATGTATTTTTAGTCTAATCTTTTTAAGTGACACTAAGAAGACACTCTACAATAGAGTTTATGTCTTACGTGTTTCACTAAGGATGATGAAACGCATATGCAAATATGCGGTCCACTACATAATTTGGTGGAGCGCTCACAATCTTTTGGCTAATGAATTTTTTATCAAGCTGCTACCTGAAGGCCCAGCATCATCTCTCGCAAAATTAATGCGGCATGCACTTTTACTGAATTTTCTCAAGCTGCTAAAGGTAGCATCCAACAGATCATCTATATGACGACAATATGGCATATTTCTTATAGAGCAAAGAAACGCTAAATAACCTTGACAATATCCACAGATCAATGTAGTGGATTCTTATATAATCCCCCAACACAACAATAAAACCTTGTTTCATTTGTTGTCGCAAGCAAAACTATTAGTATGAATTTTGTGTTTGTTGTTGCCCAAGTCATCAGAGTGTACATTATCAACATATGTTTTACTACCCGACTAGATATTTAATTATTAAGCCACAAAATCCAGTGAAAGATATGATGCCTAAAGAAATAATGCATACTGTTGCAAAGCAAACATCAAAATCTCTGTTTAGGGCGTTTGATGTTGGATAAGCATCTTGAGCTGAAGTGTGTACACGCATATTATACTTCGGACTTCTAACGATCTTGCGCCATAGAAATCGGTTTGTGTTTGCATGTCTAATCCCCATGGTGTGATTATTTGTGACGCTTTGGCTTTAAGCAGACCAATTCTCATATGCATCAAATGTATTGTAGCCTACTAAAATCTAATCTCTTAATAACTAACACAATAGAGTGCATTTGGTGTTTCACTGAGGCATCCACTAAATAATTTGGTAGTCACAATCTGAAAGACTTGGCTAGTGTTATTTCAAGCTGTTACCTGCAGTTAGCCCCTGGCATCATCTCTTGCGACAATGTCGCCTATTTTGGATTGAGTAAAAGATGAGCAATACCTAAAATAATTGTTTATGTAGTGGGTTCGTACTCCTTCGACAGCGACGCCTATTCATTCTAGAGCTCTTGTttaactttgtggcatgaataAATGAAGTGTTAAATTTTTTACTATCATCTTCTAAGTCACAATGTGCATCAACATATTTTTATTACCCACCTAAATATTTAATAAATTATGCTACAAATAATATTCAAAGATCTGATCCCGAAAGGAGCAAATAAAAGTTAACATCAAATTCCTTTTTTAGGGTATGCTCCATCCTGGTGCAAACGAAATCAATTTGTGAAAGCAAGAGGAGGTATACTTTCCAGTCAAGCTCCCAAAATAAATGCTAATATATACCTGAGAATCTTATATTTTAACAGGCATCATGTGGACGGCTGTATGCACATGCatgcaggggcgggcccaggatttCAAACCTGGGTATTCAAAATCTCGAAGAGCAATTTTTCAACAACCTaaattctagtttttttttgcgaaaaaggATGCAACCATGTATTAGATGAAAGTAAGCATAGTACATCCCTTTCTTGTGGAAAGGACCCTGATGAAACACAAAATTACAACAAGGCCCAACCAACCGCGACTGTTCTTCTTCGTCGAAACTGGGAGCCGTCGGTCTTCCGAACGCAGCGAAGCGCACCACAGCAACCAACCACCATCCGCAGCCATCCAGAACGAGGAACGGACACCAAATAAAAGACTGCAAGATATCCTCGATAGTAGCCCATCAACCGTCGGAACCATCGAACTGGAGCAACCCCTCGCCTCCTCGTGCCCAGTCGCCGCAGACCGCCGCACCAGCAACACAGAAGTGCCCGAAAGCAAACCCAACAAAGACAAAGACAGAAGAACCAAAACCACCACCGACAACGGCCAGCGGTGAACTCCTGTACAAGGCAAACTCCCAGACCCGACGCCAGCACCAGAGCACACACCGACGAAGGAGAGAAAAGTCTGGAGTACCTTATTCCACAGAAGCGACGCCAGCTCCCTTATCCAAACGCCGTCGGgaaaccctagctccgccaccatcgccggcgacgagcgaaCCCTAGGACTAGAAACTAGCTATCCTATACTAGTCCGCACGTCGATTCCCCCGTCCCCCTTCCTCTCCGACAGCGTAAGCcaccggagaggaggagggacgGCAGAACCGCGCCGGAAGAAGCTTCGCCTCGCGCTTCGCCTTTGTCGCCCGCACAGCACTGTTGGGGAGATGAGGACGGACGTGAGAGGAATGCTGCCCTCATTGGTAACCTAAATTCTAGTTTTTAGCATGTCAAATTGATTATAGCATAGCTTATGCAACTGGCATACAAGTTAGGTTAAGAAGCATAACTAAATTTTTGAACAACCACAAACTTAGAGCATCTCTCCAGCAATCCCCCAATAATCCTTTCCCGATAATTGGTATCGGGAGATGTCCCTATACAAGTTTTAAGATTATTGAGGGACTTGTTTTTGCAGTCTCCCAATAACTTTCTCCCAATCCAACTATTTTATTGGGAGAGTCACAACTCTCTCTTTATTTAGGGAGAGTTGGGGTGAATTATTGAGTTGTTCCAATAATTAttggaagaagagaaagattTTGGGAGACTGCTGGAGAACTATTTTCTTATCTAGTCTACTAATATGGTAGTTGGATTGAGGATTGAAAGActactggagatgctcttagaaaTAGAAGGAAGAAGAGCAAACCACTGGCTGATGCCCTGTCGTTGTGCGCTTGTCGATGAGCTGCTGCTCACCGCCGCAGAGGCGCAGCGCCCCTGCAGGCCCTCGCCCTGCACGCTGCACGCACACGTGCTGGCGCGCTCAGCCTCCACCGGACATTGTGGAGGCGCGGCACCCCTGCATGGATGCGCGGCTGCCGCAGAGGTGTGGACTCAGCCGCCGCCGACCAACGTGGAGGCGTGGCGCACCTGCAGGCCCAACGTGTGCACGcgcggctgccgccggccgccgcggaggcggaCTTGGCCACCGCTGGCTGCCATTCACTGCTCGGtaatgcccgccgccgccgtgtatTCAACGATGGGAGCTGGGGGCAGGGGCATGGCCGCATGGGGAGCAGCTGGGCTCTTGGTGGACCTGGTGTAAAATTGGGCCATTCTGGGCAGTCGTGtaagagaggagggagatggaGACAGTACTATTTTAGGGCCGGAAGAAAGGAGGTTGACAATCTGTTACGTATCTTTTTCATATTTTGAATACCTAAAAAAGTATATACtatctatatataaaaaattgcTCAAAATAAagggtattcaactgaataccctTGAATTAAGATAGGCCCGCccctgcatgcatgcacatgccCACCGACCATGCAAACGTATTGATTATTGTTAATGTAGTATATAACTTTAACTAGTCAGTAGAAGGCTAATATGGTCCATACTAAGCTgtgttatttttattttgttgccTCTTGGAACTTTTTATGAAACTCTCAATTACATatgttttttataaaattaatatTTAGTTGTCAACACCTTTAATCCTCCAGCAATCAAAAACTTTGATTTATATGTGTTAACTACTCATTTTACCATGTCAATCTCTAGAATTAGACACTTATGTTTTAAGATAACAACTTGATTAAATGTGCATATGAAGCCATAAATAGCTAGAGAAGGTCTTGTGGttgatttttcttctttctcagGAAATTCCACGGTgttataactttttttttgaagtgatGCTATAAAAATCACAGCATGGAACGGAAGCCTATCCTACACTAGAAGTGCACAAAATGTTCATTCATAGGGCAATCATGGAGGCATCACATTCATGTGAGGTGGAGCCCACGATGTTAGGCCGAAACAATAAGAACCTGGACAATAATAATTGAGGTGGCCATGTTTGTCTCCCTTTTCCTAGTCTATTTTATCtccaagaaaaataaatataaagagAAAATGCCAGCTCACTTATTTGTTTTGTGGTCTAGTATAGTTTGGACCCATCCTTCTACATATAATTTCCCAAATGATCATGGATTCAATGGATATTATTTTATTGAGCTCATTTGATATGAATAAACAAAGCTGGGATAGGCTGAGTGTgatgtttttttcttcttatgcGGGCTTTGGTAGAAAATTTCTTCTAGGTTTGTTGGAGAGTAATTAGTATACTAGGGCATCACGTCAAAAGATCatcaattgaaaaaaaaaaccccgaCAAAATGCTTTGCTTACACTACATAATAGCCAGTACTGCATATCTGATTTTTGTAATTATCTTTTGGTGCGACTACTTTTGCTGAAATATTCCATTCCAACAATCTCATGTGCTTCCATGTGTTATCATGCATAGGGAAACATGAGTACCTAAAAATGAATTCATTTTCTTTCCTCCAACTTCATTTTTTTAATGTATAGGCACTTAAGCAGGTTTGGTACTTATCGTACAACGCTTCAGCACTAATTAAGTGTCTTCCTAGAAGTTGTCGGACTGAATCTCTTTATAATAATCAAGTACCTACAAGATACAATGAACCAATAAAGATGTCTGCTATAATGCTCTTTTGGAGTTGCACTAACCAATGCCATACTGTAGCTGTAGAATGCCTAGAGAGATCATGGCAAGTTGTTGGTGATTCAAGATAAAATTTAGGGACCTCATGTCGTACCAAGTTCTAGCCGTCCGGAAATCTTTCGTTCAAAGTTAATTGCATCTTTCAACAACCAGGTTACTATTAGCTAAGTGAATTTCGAAAACGTGTGAAAATAATTGAATATGATCTTTTTAAATTTTCCCTTCAGAAAGTAAATTAAAAATATACTTATTTTCGGCATGCTTCCCAAAATCAATAACGTGATGATTCACGGAGATGACTTCGCCTCAAAGAGAAACGAAAATATCCTTTGCCTGACCCCGGGTTAGTTGGCTCCAACTGCACTTTCAGAAAAGTGCAAAGATTCTTTACAGGGGCATTACTGGAACAAGCACCGTCTACAGTCGACACATGTGGTCCGCGTAAACCGAACGAGTATTAAAAGTGATCTCTTGTGATTAATGTAAACAATCTGGGGGGAACTGATTCTTACGTTGGCTCTGCAGTTTtacgcaaaaaaaattatactctCTCCGTTTCAAATTTTAGATTGTTTTaacaaatctagatacataaatTTTGTCATGCGTGGTAAAAAAATGTAtctaaatttaccaaaacaacctaCAATTTACAACGAGTGGAGTAATACATTTTAATTGAAGGAAGAACACAGAGCAAGTAAGCAAAATGTAAAGAAAATCATTAAACAAAATGCAACATAATATAGTACATTTTAATTGAAGGAAGAACACACACCAAGTAAGCTATAACACGAATCGCAAGAGAATAAAGTGGGTAATAGCTTCACTTCTATGTGCCGACATGAAATCTGCTGAATAAATAATTTAGCAAGTCttagttattttattattttctatCTAAATAAACTAGTACTAACCTGACAAGATGTCTATTTAAAAATATTGCAATAATATTTTAAatcatttttagcatttttcaaTGAGGTTGGTAGATCCGAGCTACTTATAAAGATGACTATTTAAAAGTATGATCATAAGCACATAGCTCTAATATCCAACcataaaaaatataaacatCTCGAACACAATACAACATGTAACATGTCACGCCGCCGCAAACATAAATTACACTTTGCGGCAAGTCCAAATCAATCAGCCACGCCACTGGAACCGCCGGCCCTCGGCCCTCCCCCACGAAGACAACAAGTTCCGGCACGGCACGACACGCCGCACCTAGTACACCCCCATGGTGCCCCTAGCACATCGCCACCATGATGCACGAACGAAAACAAGTAgttaccaaattttttttctctcccctttaaacacatacatgaaatattaaatatagttaaataacaaaactaattacacagtttgattGTACACGATctgacgaatcttttgagcctaattagtgcgtgattagccataagtgctacagtaaccccatGTGTGCTaaatgatgcggtcaaaagcctcaaaagattcgtctcgcgatttccaaGCGAGTTTTGAAATTAgcttttttaattagtgtccgaaaaaccctcccgataTATAGTCAAACAATCGATGTgacttttaaactaaaaaatttcactaactaaacaccCTCTAAACAACCCATGCACCCCACAGGCCACAGGGCCATTGACAGTCACCCAAGACCAGACTGGTAAAGATTCCCTTCACCTTTCTCCCATCATTCATTCATCTGGAGCCATTCTGCTAAACACCCTCTAAACAACCCATGCACCCCCACAGGGCCATTGACAGCCACCCAAGACCAGACTGGTAAAGATTCCCTTCACCTTTCTCCCATCATTCATTCATCTGGAGCCATTCTGCAACCTCCCCATGGCAAGATTACCGAAATGCCCCCTAGGGGGAGGTTTACGGAAATGCTCTCAACCCGGCATTAAATAAGCCTCCCCGCCTCACCTGATCCCCTCCCCCTTCcttctcctccgcctctccgATTGAGTGGCTCACCTTCCTCCCCTCTTCCCCCAACCAGCTCCGAGGTTGCGAGTAGCAATCCTCTCCCCCGCCCGCCCCCTCGATTCCTCCAGATTTTGGCTCGGTTCTCTCGAGCTCGAGCAGATCAGCCTCCTCCGATCGAAGCTCTGGTCTCGGTTTACCCGTCCAAGAACTGCTGCTGTTCTTGGTGGAGGATCTTTGGCGGAAGATCCAAACTCTTGTGTTGGGGTTCTCCGGGTTTTCCTGCGCTGGAGGGAGGTTTCGTTCTCGCTGGCCATGGTTTGGCTGGGAAGCAGCATCTTGATGCCCAATCTCTGAGCTTTATGAAGATCGCCAGCCACCTGCGCCGCTCCTGCTTCCACCACTCCTTCTCGGTTGTCTTCCTCTACTGGTTTTATGTGATCTCATAACTTGCCCTCACCCGGATCCGCCATTCCCCGTGCTCTCCCcgtcccctctctctcctcccttcgtTCTTGCTTTCCTGAAGAATCGCCCAATAAAagcactagcagcagcagcggtaGAGAATTTGGTGGTAAGCTAGGCCGGCCCCGCGCGGAAAGATCCTGCCTcgatgtcgtcgtcgtcgctgtcgccggcggggaggaTGTCCGGGTCGGACGGCGACTCGGCGGCCGACACGCACCGGCGCGAGAAGCGGCGGCTGTCGAACCGCGAGTCGGCGCGGCGGTCGCGGCTGCGGAAGCAGCAGCACCTGGACGAGCTCGtgcaggaggtggcgcggctgcaggccgagaacgcgcgcgtggcggcgcgcgccgccgacaTCGCGTCGCAGTACGCGCGCGTGGAGCAGGAGAACACCGTGCTccgggcgcgcgccgccgagctcggcgaCCGGCTGCGCTCCGTCAACGAGGTGCTCCGCGTCGTCGAGGAGTTCAGCGGcgtcgccatggacatccaggaGGAGATCCCGGCCGACGACCCGCTGCTCCGCCCGTGGCAGCTGCcctaccccgccgccgccatgcccatCGGCGGCGCGCACATGCTCCAGTACTGATGAAGTGATGATGATGCCTCTCCACCAGCCATGGAGGCAGCTGGAGCCTCGGCTGTGGTTGGCAAGAAAGAATGGGCTGCCCACATCTACCTGGCTGCATTGAGAACTACATAGGGGCTctatctgctgctgctgtgttaAATCTGTATTCTGGTTCTTCAATAATTGTTGCTGTTGTCTGTCTGTGTGTAAGTGATGATGCTCATCTTATGTAAGGTGTAATTTCGTGTTTGGTTTCTGTACTTCCTGTCTAGTAATGTTATGAATTAAGTGTTATGATTTCCTACCCCCTCTATATAGTTTCAGTTAGATCTGAATCTGATGGTGTCTGAATTTTGTTCCAGTTCTCACCCTGTCATTAGTAGTAGATATCTCTGACTCGGCGAGATATGCTAACTTCACATCATAAAAGGAAAAAAGGCTGCATGTGAGTCACAAAAGATGTGAGTTCTTATCAAACCTCAAAGCAAGGAGAAAGGCATCAAAACAACTTGAGTGCAAAGCTACACATCTAATAAAGCAATAAGATCAAAGGGGAAATCTTCTGTTCCAAAGTTGCTCGCTGGATTCTGTCTGCTGACAGCTCCCTCTCCAAGCATGTTGCTTGATCCATCTTCTTGGCATCGAAGCAGGAACGAACAATGCATTGATTTGTTTCTTTGGTTTCTTTTATCGAACAAAACAAATACACATGACAAGATGCATTATTGCATCCTCATACATGCATCTCTTTTCTCCACCACCCCAGTAAGCAAGCAATTGTTAAACACCTGCTAATCTTCAATGTGAACAAAGCAAAATGGAACTCGCGTCAAACAATGGAGTCACTACATCCGTGACGAAGGCGAAAACGACAGTGAAAGACACAGGAAAACCTTAAAAACTTATCTTGACCGAACCTGTGACGTTACCAAACGAAAGAGCTCCAGCTGAGCGTGCAATCAGGCCAAAGATTGTTAGTGCTTCATCCACTCAAAATTATGTCCAACACAGATTGAGTAATCACCTGTTAGGTAAGCCACCAATCGAT containing:
- the LOC120666479 gene encoding ocs element-binding factor 1; this encodes MSSSSLSPAGRMSGSDGDSAADTHRREKRRLSNRESARRSRLRKQQHLDELVQEVARLQAENARVAARAADIASQYARVEQENTVLRARAAELGDRLRSVNEVLRVVEEFSGVAMDIQEEIPADDPLLRPWQLPYPAAAMPIGGAHMLQY